In Deinococcus sp. QL22, the following are encoded in one genomic region:
- a CDS encoding dihydrofolate reductase family protein — MRKVIVTEFLTLDGVYEESSSWQKEYSPDDGQFKYDELFESGALLLGRKTYEGFAQYWPTAPGTGAFGERMNLLPKFVATTTLTSLEWNATPLGGDVVAAVKELKRQEGGHLLVYGSGTFVQTLLRHGLVDELRLMVFPVVLGSGKRLFSEGNRLALKLAVSKNLGAGVMLLIYQPVDSEPVEGGQKS, encoded by the coding sequence ATGCGGAAAGTGATCGTGACTGAATTTCTGACTCTGGACGGCGTGTACGAGGAATCAAGCTCGTGGCAAAAGGAGTACAGCCCAGACGACGGCCAGTTTAAATATGATGAACTCTTTGAAAGTGGCGCTTTGTTGCTGGGCCGAAAAACCTACGAGGGTTTCGCTCAATATTGGCCTACGGCGCCGGGTACCGGAGCATTTGGCGAACGAATGAACCTCCTGCCGAAGTTCGTGGCGACGACCACCCTCACTTCCCTGGAATGGAACGCGACGCCCCTCGGAGGGGACGTGGTGGCCGCCGTGAAGGAACTCAAACGGCAGGAAGGCGGCCACCTGCTCGTGTACGGTAGCGGCACCTTTGTCCAGACGCTCCTGCGTCACGGTCTCGTGGACGAACTTCGCCTGATGGTTTTTCCTGTCGTGTTGGGCAGCGGCAAACGGTTGTTTTCGGAAGGCAACAGACTGGCTCTCAAGCTTGCCGTTTCCAAAAACCTCGGCGCGGGCGTGATGCTCCTGATCTATCAGCCTGTTGACTCAGAGCCGGTGGAAGGGGGCCAGAAATCGTAG
- a CDS encoding YkgJ family cysteine cluster protein — MTHHSSPPSRPVAAGPALPHAAVTDAVKRGYARYTRQSGAWLKGYEQRGGRVFCGAGCFGCCNMPIRVSLAEALVTAQALTDTEAARMEAHARAVISNARSAPDDDTYVDRHRREVGYCPLLNRETGSCSRYDVRPTRCRDTFSALPARYCAAETWDDMPRREREEYRREVARTPGTDGEVHYIAPLEHLSEPVWAAAAKAMRQQWGLEAWGDFWVLTTLARDAAFMAQIGRGDARGAWKVAQSRGLAHAAVLEFARA; from the coding sequence ATGACGCACCACTCTTCCCCCCCCTCCCGCCCGGTTGCGGCTGGCCCTGCCCTGCCTCACGCTGCCGTCACAGACGCCGTGAAGCGCGGCTATGCCCGCTATACCCGGCAGTCGGGCGCGTGGCTGAAAGGGTACGAACAGCGGGGCGGGCGCGTATTTTGCGGCGCGGGCTGCTTTGGCTGCTGCAATATGCCCATTCGGGTATCGCTGGCCGAAGCCCTCGTGACTGCGCAGGCCCTGACCGACACGGAGGCCGCCCGCATGGAAGCCCACGCCCGCGCCGTCATTTCTAACGCCCGCAGCGCCCCCGACGACGACACCTACGTAGACCGTCACCGCCGCGAAGTCGGGTATTGCCCCCTGCTGAACCGGGAGACTGGCAGTTGCTCGCGCTACGACGTGCGCCCCACCCGTTGCCGCGACACCTTCAGCGCCCTGCCTGCCCGCTACTGCGCCGCCGAAACGTGGGACGACATGCCCCGCCGCGAGCGCGAGGAATACCGCCGCGAGGTGGCCCGCACCCCCGGCACCGACGGCGAGGTGCATTACATCGCCCCGCTGGAACACCTCAGCGAACCCGTGTGGGCGGCGGCGGCCAAAGCCATGCGCCAGCAGTGGGGGCTGGAGGCCTGGGGAGACTTCTGGGTACTGACCACGCTGGCCCGCGACGCTGCATTCATGGCCCAGATCGGGCGCGGAGATGCACGCGGTGCATGGAAAGTCGCCCAGTCTCGTGGGTTGGCTCACGCTGCTGTGCTGGAGTTTGCGCGGGCCTGA
- a CDS encoding group III truncated hemoglobin produces the protein MNSRLLLTTSPLPNLWDGWTVRPASADALAHAAGLLVPHDGQPVRDVQHRPDRWALLTLVSGAVRGGLPVLAWGTGAALAGRVLGAAIQAGTKAEGRESTVEEWAALPRTAHAERWLGSAPLLWRAGTVTAWAGGTLPDPLKLEFLTGLKTPGPRTPATPLESIGGEAALRPLLADFYARARADAVLGPIFAAHVSGWEAHLEAVTAFWVTMLGGPTQAGGQHWRGNLNHIHAPLGVRGVHLARWLALFRASAEAHLPSDAAQVLISRAEAMGTRLGRKPTGAKP, from the coding sequence GTGAATTCTCGCCTGCTGCTGACCACCTCTCCCCTGCCAAACCTTTGGGACGGCTGGACGGTGCGGCCTGCCAGTGCCGACGCCCTAGCTCACGCGGCGGGCCTGCTGGTTCCCCATGACGGCCAACCCGTGCGCGACGTGCAGCACAGACCGGATCGCTGGGCGCTGCTGACGCTGGTTTCGGGCGCGGTGCGGGGCGGCTTGCCTGTGTTGGCCTGGGGAACGGGCGCGGCACTGGCAGGCCGGGTGCTGGGAGCGGCGATTCAGGCTGGGACAAAGGCAGAAGGCAGGGAAAGCACGGTGGAGGAATGGGCGGCCCTCCCCCGCACCGCCCACGCCGAACGCTGGCTGGGCAGTGCGCCGCTGCTGTGGCGGGCAGGAACCGTGACCGCCTGGGCCGGAGGAACCTTGCCTGACCCGCTGAAACTGGAATTTCTGACCGGACTGAAAACTCCCGGCCCCCGCACGCCTGCCACGCCGCTGGAGAGTATTGGGGGCGAGGCCGCACTCCGCCCACTGCTGGCCGATTTTTATGCGCGGGCACGGGCCGATGCGGTACTTGGCCCCATCTTCGCCGCCCACGTGTCCGGCTGGGAAGCGCACCTGGAGGCCGTCACCGCCTTCTGGGTCACGATGCTGGGGGGGCCGACCCAAGCAGGGGGCCAGCACTGGCGCGGCAACCTGAACCACATCCACGCGCCGCTGGGGGTACGCGGGGTGCATCTGGCCCGCTGGCTGGCCCTGTTTCGCGCCTCCGCCGAAGCCCACCTGCCGTCCGACGCCGCCCAAGTGCTGATTTCACGGGCCGAAGCAATGGGAACGAGGCTGGGGCGAAAGCCGACTGGGGCCAAGCCTTGA
- a CDS encoding c-type cytochrome, with protein sequence MKNTFAVTMTLLLALTLGGSYAAYQIATTPHHEETKAEGGAGDQEERAGSVPSEEAPSATSTATGAAGSAEAQGNAKAPNQGGEQAGPNGAVAGSQGAATGNQENGQTENNSATVATTEGAQAGENTTANEGSESGRPPGEMSSTGATVTTEAGDVEAGQAKFVSSCAACHGPQGGGGIGAALNTADGPKSWTLDQFKLTLREGKTPDRELAPTMPRFSPEQLSDAEVANIHAYIKTLN encoded by the coding sequence ATGAAGAACACGTTCGCCGTCACCATGACGCTGCTGCTGGCCCTGACGCTGGGCGGCTCTTACGCTGCGTATCAGATCGCCACCACGCCTCACCATGAAGAAACAAAGGCCGAGGGCGGCGCGGGCGACCAGGAAGAACGCGCCGGATCGGTGCCCAGCGAGGAAGCGCCGAGTGCCACGAGTACGGCCACAGGCGCGGCAGGCTCCGCCGAGGCTCAGGGCAATGCCAAAGCCCCCAACCAGGGCGGCGAGCAGGCCGGGCCGAACGGCGCGGTGGCGGGGAGCCAGGGCGCGGCCACGGGCAACCAGGAGAACGGCCAGACCGAAAATAACAGCGCCACCGTTGCCACCACCGAAGGCGCACAGGCCGGAGAAAATACTACCGCCAACGAGGGCAGCGAATCGGGTCGCCCACCCGGCGAAATGTCGTCCACGGGCGCCACCGTGACCACCGAAGCAGGCGATGTGGAAGCGGGACAGGCCAAATTTGTGAGCAGTTGCGCGGCCTGCCACGGCCCACAAGGTGGAGGCGGCATCGGCGCGGCCCTGAACACTGCCGATGGCCCCAAAAGCTGGACGCTGGATCAGTTCAAGCTGACGCTGCGTGAGGGCAAAACCCCTGACCGGGAACTGGCCCCTACCATGCCCCGCTTCTCGCCCGAACAGCTCAGCGACGCAGAAGTGGCCAATATACACGCTTACATCAAGACGCTGAACTGA
- a CDS encoding carboxymuconolactone decarboxylase family protein has protein sequence MNDDPNQDFPAQFAATQATATQGTGWARATIFGEQEGRILDRLAALDPDLMAYIRDFAYDTVYERPGLDLRTRELLACTLLVGLGSPPELRTHLRGALRAGATETEVRETLLMCVPYLGFPRVVAAFEQLRLLLTGSSKTPPTEQAGDAE, from the coding sequence ATGAACGACGATCCAAACCAGGATTTTCCAGCGCAGTTCGCAGCAACCCAGGCCACAGCGACACAGGGTACAGGTTGGGCGCGGGCCACTATTTTTGGCGAGCAGGAAGGCCGGATTCTAGACCGCCTGGCCGCCCTCGACCCCGACCTCATGGCCTATATTCGGGACTTTGCCTACGACACCGTGTACGAGCGTCCGGGCCTCGACCTGAGAACGCGGGAACTGTTGGCTTGCACCCTGTTGGTGGGATTGGGCAGTCCGCCGGAACTGCGAACCCACCTGCGCGGCGCACTCCGGGCCGGGGCCACCGAAACAGAAGTGCGCGAAACGCTACTGATGTGCGTGCCCTATCTGGGGTTTCCGCGTGTGGTGGCCGCCTTCGAGCAACTGCGCCTGCTGCTGACAGGAAGCAGCAAAACGCCCCCAACCGAACAGGCAGGGGACGCTGAATAA